A part of Dehalogenimonas sp. W genomic DNA contains:
- a CDS encoding site-specific DNA-methyltransferase yields the protein MDKMKMHSPNLTQENIARIRELFPGCVTEAKDEAGRLKLGVDFDLLRQELSESIVEGPQERYHLNWPGKREALITANAPIAKTLRPCREESVGFDTTKNLFIEGDNLDALKLIQETYLGKVKMIYIDPPYNTGNDFIYEDDFAETSGEFLKRSNQKDEEGNRLVANTEANGRFHSDWLSMIYPRLKLARNLLRDDGVIFISIDENEVHNVRKVGDEIFGSDNFISDLIWQKRKGGGNDSKFIAVDHEFIMIYGKSVVHQDKKWRVPYDEDYLKRYKEEDYQGIFYWDTLHRGGLQSPIIYDVECPDGSIIKNGTWQVSERSFREKKDSGQIRIIHGKDDQWTVQHKVYQPEGRVFRSIYSEVTNSDSAKEIKSYFGFDKFFENPKPTLLIRALCYLCGCTTDDIVLDFFAGSATTADAVMQLNAIDGAKRKFILVQIPEPCDEKSESFKAGYNTITEISKDRIRRAGEKILEGECHEAWNKDIGFRVLKVDSSNMADVYYTPDSIEQAQLKIFTGNIKPDRNPEDLLFQVLLDWGVDLSLPIRRETIQDKTVLFVNQPPYDLIACFDTGVNEDLVKELAKFEPLRVVFRDSGFVSDAVKINVEQIFKQMSPSTEVKSI from the coding sequence ATGGATAAGATGAAAATGCACTCCCCGAACCTGACCCAGGAGAACATCGCTCGTATTCGCGAATTGTTCCCCGGCTGTGTGACCGAGGCCAAAGATGAAGCCGGCCGGTTGAAGCTGGGTGTGGATTTTGATTTGTTACGGCAGGAGCTTTCCGAATCCATCGTAGAAGGTCCGCAGGAGCGCTACCACCTCAACTGGCCTGGCAAACGCGAGGCACTAATTACCGCCAACGCGCCAATTGCCAAGACCCTGCGCCCCTGTCGGGAAGAGAGCGTGGGATTTGACACCACGAAGAACCTGTTTATCGAGGGTGACAACCTCGATGCGCTCAAACTTATCCAAGAGACCTACCTCGGCAAGGTCAAAATGATCTACATTGACCCTCCCTATAACACGGGGAATGACTTCATATACGAAGACGACTTTGCCGAAACTTCAGGTGAATTCCTGAAGCGGTCGAATCAGAAGGATGAGGAAGGCAATCGGCTGGTGGCAAACACCGAAGCCAATGGGCGGTTCCATTCTGATTGGCTTTCCATGATATATCCGCGTTTGAAACTGGCTAGAAATCTACTGCGGGATGATGGAGTTATTTTTATAAGCATTGATGAGAATGAGGTTCACAATGTTCGTAAAGTTGGTGATGAAATATTTGGGTCTGATAACTTCATTAGCGATTTGATCTGGCAAAAAAGGAAGGGGGGAGGAAACGACTCTAAATTTATCGCCGTCGACCATGAATTTATTATGATTTATGGAAAATCGGTTGTTCACCAAGATAAAAAATGGCGAGTCCCATATGATGAAGATTATTTGAAAAGATACAAGGAGGAGGATTATCAAGGAATATTCTACTGGGACACTTTGCATAGAGGTGGTTTACAAAGTCCAATTATCTATGATGTTGAGTGCCCTGACGGTAGTATAATAAAAAATGGCACATGGCAAGTTTCAGAAAGATCTTTTCGAGAAAAAAAGGATTCAGGGCAGATTAGAATTATACACGGAAAAGATGACCAATGGACAGTTCAACATAAGGTGTATCAACCAGAAGGAAGAGTTTTTAGATCAATTTATTCTGAAGTAACGAATAGCGATTCGGCAAAAGAAATTAAATCATATTTCGGATTCGATAAATTTTTCGAAAATCCTAAGCCAACCTTGTTAATAAGGGCTCTTTGTTATTTATGTGGTTGCACGACAGACGACATCGTTCTCGACTTTTTCGCAGGTTCTGCAACCACTGCCGATGCTGTAATGCAACTCAATGCGATAGACGGAGCCAAACGCAAATTCATCTTGGTACAGATCCCTGAACCTTGCGATGAAAAGTCTGAGTCCTTCAAGGCTGGATACAACACCATTACCGAGATAAGTAAGGATCGTATCCGCCGGGCTGGCGAGAAGATTCTAGAAGGCGAATGCCATGAAGCGTGGAACAAGGATATCGGCTTCCGCGTACTCAAGGTGGATTCATCTAACATGGCCGACGTCTACTACACTCCAGACTCAATAGAGCAAGCTCAGCTGAAAATCTTTACCGGTAATATCAAGCCTGATCGCAATCCTGAAGACCTGCTCTTCCAGGTGTTATTGGACTGGGGCGTGGATCTTTCTTTACCTATCCGAAGAGAGACCATCCAGGACAAAACCGTCCTCTTCGTAAACCAACCGCCATACGACCTCATCGCCTGCTTTGATACCGGCGTGAACGAGGACTTGGTCAAGGAACTGGCTAAGTTTGAGCCGTTGCGGGTTGTGTTCCGTGATAGCGGCTTTGTTTCCGACGCTGTAAAGATCAACGTGGAGCAGATCTTCAAGCAGATGTCTCCGAGCACCGAAGTGAAATCGATATAA
- a CDS encoding TrlF family AAA-like ATPase, which yields MPVSISELKIFLDSPGGARFVKTNLHLHTPATPWDWDAVEGQTRKARSVSVADYFEALSKTSLDLVAITDHNCVSWCGRLIELAAAARKAGTSRIHILPGVEITTYEGPHVVGIFDESADLGKIELMLSRLGMSGKGEKEDKVGRFLSAKSPHTIQEVFEEIDSLGGIVVGPHVDNSDGLWGFKGFRSRNEVLNNRLIRILAAPSGSIKKVSEAGGSVRLLYKNMDTSVITNSFGFVNVSDCHRLDDFEEKVTWIKMTKPSLEGVQQVIYEPELRVCHEITEIHDKEGRLEFREGFFFTDPSRTAYSHPHIIGISVNGAMLDGLKVALSPNQNSIIGRNYAGKSALLDCIRFALNAVPSDPDKLAKFTDRMKAFIGDGGDVTLYLSIREKFYAVTRVFTWTKLGKSAKPAFQITGTPEVYLLWNGSEFKRDSGRDVREVFPIEVYPQGEVTKIKENADQQMNIVDSLGGIDLAKRDVELLELNGAKTVKGELKDNRESIVGKLKRRDELKEAASGIDQLQKEIEELEQLSTSPAVVEKKLWAEEELKIDGCKKELLRLEPRWKPGNLVPQIEFAEDKPVEVVVGENAMKGTEFKPESASPSDYSMRASEIFETTVKKLKESTLYGSTAITKGIEGLSGLENLRKARSDELDEKIKKAVKPGDARAVGDGLIDHITERRKTLAGLLDQKREFEQAEKEIAGLFKQRKALLQRFGDRWSEIKKKRQMVVEMISRGSASTIKAELIINVERTGYRGKLTEIVDRLTSVAVRISHKEDQLTLVTDGLSPKELADLVRGRVSKGVTDKCVGVTPNTETVLFCMNDADILQLEECLLDDRFVISYQREGDTEYTPVDSGLSGGEQALALISVAMVPKGLPLIIDQPEDELGPGLITHELVEQIRKVKSERQLIFVTHVPNIPVLADSEQVLYMEQKIRESQKKSEKGCCGSLEDVDIVEHLLELDGGNIAFEKRSQRYSRVTKTK from the coding sequence ATGCCTGTCTCAATATCAGAACTGAAAATATTCTTGGATTCTCCGGGTGGGGCTAGATTCGTGAAGACGAATCTGCATCTTCACACTCCCGCGACGCCATGGGACTGGGATGCGGTTGAGGGGCAGACTAGGAAAGCCAGAAGTGTGAGCGTAGCGGACTACTTCGAAGCGTTGAGCAAAACCTCTCTTGATTTAGTAGCGATTACAGACCACAATTGCGTCTCTTGGTGCGGACGGCTGATTGAATTAGCGGCTGCGGCGCGTAAAGCGGGCACAAGCAGGATTCATATTCTCCCCGGTGTTGAAATAACAACCTATGAAGGGCCGCACGTAGTTGGGATTTTCGACGAGTCTGCGGACTTGGGGAAGATTGAGCTTATGTTGAGCCGGCTCGGAATGTCTGGCAAAGGTGAAAAGGAAGACAAGGTCGGTCGGTTTCTAAGTGCCAAATCACCGCACACTATTCAAGAGGTATTCGAGGAGATCGACTCGTTGGGCGGAATAGTTGTAGGACCGCACGTAGATAATTCAGATGGGCTTTGGGGATTTAAGGGATTCAGGTCGCGCAACGAAGTCTTGAATAACCGACTCATCCGGATATTAGCAGCACCTTCTGGAAGTATAAAGAAGGTGAGCGAGGCTGGGGGTTCAGTGCGGTTGCTGTATAAGAACATGGACACGAGTGTCATTACAAATTCTTTCGGATTCGTAAACGTATCAGATTGTCACCGTTTGGATGACTTCGAAGAAAAGGTGACGTGGATTAAGATGACGAAGCCGAGCCTTGAGGGCGTTCAGCAAGTCATTTATGAGCCTGAATTACGTGTGTGCCACGAGATCACCGAAATCCACGACAAGGAGGGTAGGCTAGAATTCCGGGAGGGCTTCTTCTTTACGGATCCCAGCCGAACGGCTTACTCACATCCACACATCATCGGGATTTCTGTTAATGGAGCTATGTTGGACGGATTAAAGGTGGCGTTAAGCCCAAATCAAAACAGCATCATTGGGCGTAATTATGCTGGAAAATCTGCGTTATTGGATTGTATCAGATTTGCTTTGAATGCAGTTCCGAGCGACCCGGATAAACTAGCCAAGTTTACGGATAGGATGAAGGCATTTATTGGAGATGGCGGAGACGTGACCTTGTATCTGTCTATCAGAGAGAAGTTCTATGCCGTCACAAGAGTATTTACCTGGACTAAGCTTGGCAAAAGTGCGAAGCCGGCATTTCAGATAACTGGCACCCCCGAAGTGTATCTGCTATGGAATGGATCTGAATTCAAGCGCGATAGTGGTCGGGACGTGCGTGAAGTGTTCCCCATTGAAGTCTACCCCCAAGGCGAAGTGACGAAAATCAAGGAAAATGCTGACCAACAGATGAATATTGTTGACTCACTTGGCGGAATCGACCTGGCAAAGCGGGACGTGGAATTGTTAGAGCTGAATGGGGCTAAAACCGTCAAGGGTGAGCTTAAGGATAACCGTGAAAGCATTGTAGGCAAACTGAAAAGAAGGGATGAGTTGAAGGAAGCAGCTTCGGGGATTGACCAGTTGCAGAAAGAGATAGAAGAACTTGAGCAGTTGAGTACATCTCCAGCAGTCGTTGAAAAGAAACTCTGGGCTGAGGAGGAACTGAAGATAGATGGGTGTAAGAAGGAGTTGCTACGTCTTGAGCCCAGGTGGAAACCAGGTAATTTGGTGCCGCAGATTGAGTTTGCGGAGGACAAGCCTGTTGAAGTGGTAGTAGGGGAAAATGCGATGAAGGGCACTGAATTCAAGCCGGAGTCTGCATCGCCGTCGGATTACTCAATGCGGGCATCAGAGATATTCGAGACAACAGTCAAGAAGCTGAAAGAAAGTACTTTGTATGGGAGTACTGCTATCACCAAGGGCATTGAGGGTTTGTCAGGGCTAGAAAATCTGAGAAAAGCACGATCTGATGAATTGGATGAAAAGATCAAGAAAGCGGTGAAACCTGGGGATGCGAGAGCTGTAGGTGACGGGCTAATAGATCACATTACGGAAAGACGCAAAACTCTTGCAGGATTGCTGGACCAAAAAAGGGAATTTGAGCAAGCGGAGAAAGAGATTGCGGGACTTTTCAAACAACGCAAAGCGCTTCTGCAAAGATTTGGTGACAGGTGGAGCGAGATTAAGAAAAAGCGGCAAATGGTGGTCGAGATGATCTCAAGAGGCTCAGCATCCACTATTAAAGCTGAATTGATAATCAATGTAGAAAGAACAGGATACAGGGGCAAACTGACAGAAATCGTAGACCGCCTGACGAGCGTGGCTGTAAGGATTTCGCACAAAGAAGACCAGTTGACTCTTGTGACCGACGGCCTGTCCCCCAAAGAATTAGCTGACCTCGTGAGGGGGCGTGTTAGCAAAGGGGTGACAGACAAATGCGTAGGAGTTACTCCTAATACAGAGACCGTGCTGTTTTGCATGAATGATGCAGACATATTGCAGTTGGAGGAGTGCCTACTGGATGACAGATTTGTCATAAGTTACCAAAGAGAAGGAGATACGGAATATACCCCAGTCGATTCGGGGCTATCTGGAGGAGAACAGGCGCTTGCACTAATATCTGTGGCTATGGTGCCAAAGGGATTGCCGCTAATCATAGATCAACCTGAGGACGAATTGGGTCCCGGCTTGATAACTCATGAATTGGTCGAGCAAATACGTAAGGTTAAGTCGGAGAGACAACTAATATTCGTAACACATGTTCCTAACATACCAGTGTTAGCCGACAGCGAGCAGGTGCTATACATGGAGCAGAAAATCAGAGAGAGCCAGAAGAAATCCGAAAAGGGGTGCTGCGGTTCTCTCGAGGATGTAGATATTGTAGAGCACCTGTTGGAACTGGACGGTGGGAATATTGCATTTGAGAAGAGAAGTCAAAGGTATTCACGCGTAACAAAAACCAAATAA
- a CDS encoding DEAD/DEAH box helicase family protein, protein MKLKFKVQPYQTSAVESVVDCFAGQVNTSGIAYRIDPGMNNKLLAHRPVLPGMDVEQTGFKNSDLQLTDARLLTNIRAVQRRQNLTLSDKLTSSAGCKVNLDVEMETGTGKTYCYIKTVFEMNKRYGWTKFIVVVPSIAIREGVLKSLEITAEHFTESYGKKVRFFAYNSKQLHHLEGFSSDAGINVMVINIQAFNATGADNRRIYDELDDFQSRKPIDVISSNRPILILDEPQKMEGQKTLEALAKFKPLVILRYSATHRTTYNKIHRLDALDAFNQKLVKKIAVRGIAVKGLAGTNAYLYLESIEISKKAPVARIEMEMRQGDGIKRVIKRLERGKDLFVESNELDQYRGFVIAQIDASRDMVEFTNGQVLNAGDAAGDITEKTIRRIQIREAIKAHLEKERGLFAQEIKVLSLFFIDEVAKYRDYDQADEKGEYARIFEEEYEQLKSEFLSQLPLDGGRYQKYLDGIQVSRTHDGYFSIDKKTKKLADPTFKTRGEDAGLSDDVDAYDLILKNKERLLSFAEPVRFIFSHSALREGWDNPNVFVMCMLKHSDNTISRRQEVGRGLRISVNQLGDRMDNPATVHDVNILTVVASESYKDFVGNLQREIADSLSARPRKADEAYFTSKVITTETGTVEITPVMAKQIYKYLLKNDYTDDVDQVAEAYHEAKANGTLATLPPDLAPHTKQIYALIDSVFSESQLPDLGDDRKPKTNPLNANFEKKEFKALWSRINQKAVYRVEFDSSELIRNSIWALDKELRVTPLQYTIQSGVQGEQITDAQLRNGDGFALTNTSVETHKASIHSMVTYDLLGKIAENTQLTRKTIAEVLSGVQAVVFKQFKQNPEHFIAESSRLINEQKATIIIEKLSYDSIAETHDTDIFTAGQSKQDFTKASEKLKHHIYDYVITDSKVEREFVKELDSSAEVVVYAKLPRGFLIPTPVGDYNPDWAISFKEGSVKHIYFVAETKGSMSSMQLRAIEDTKIECARKFFAEVNRKVDPEHVKYDVVTSYGKLMEIVGMGGANN, encoded by the coding sequence ATGAAACTTAAGTTCAAAGTCCAGCCCTACCAGACCAGCGCGGTTGAATCTGTAGTTGACTGTTTTGCGGGACAGGTGAATACCTCGGGTATCGCGTACCGAATTGATCCCGGCATGAACAACAAGCTACTGGCACACAGGCCAGTATTGCCGGGCATGGATGTTGAACAGACCGGCTTTAAGAACTCCGATCTTCAGCTGACCGATGCTCGGTTGCTTACCAATATCCGGGCCGTACAGCGGCGGCAGAACCTGACTCTGTCCGACAAGCTTACATCCAGCGCCGGATGCAAGGTCAATCTTGATGTGGAAATGGAAACCGGTACCGGCAAGACTTACTGCTACATCAAGACCGTTTTTGAGATGAACAAGCGGTACGGCTGGACCAAGTTCATTGTGGTGGTGCCCAGTATCGCCATCCGCGAAGGGGTGCTCAAGTCACTGGAAATCACCGCCGAGCATTTTACCGAGAGCTACGGCAAGAAGGTCCGTTTTTTCGCTTACAACTCCAAGCAGCTGCACCACCTGGAAGGCTTCTCCTCCGATGCAGGCATCAACGTCATGGTCATCAATATCCAGGCGTTCAATGCCACGGGAGCGGATAACCGCCGCATCTACGACGAGTTGGACGATTTCCAGTCGCGTAAGCCTATTGATGTGATCAGTAGCAACCGACCCATCCTGATCCTGGATGAACCTCAGAAGATGGAAGGCCAAAAGACGCTGGAGGCACTGGCCAAGTTTAAACCTCTAGTGATCCTGCGTTACTCGGCCACCCACCGGACTACGTACAACAAAATTCATCGCCTTGACGCCCTAGACGCCTTTAACCAGAAGCTGGTGAAGAAGATCGCGGTACGCGGCATCGCCGTAAAAGGTCTGGCGGGCACTAACGCCTATCTTTATCTGGAGTCCATCGAAATCTCCAAGAAAGCACCGGTTGCGCGGATTGAGATGGAAATGCGCCAGGGAGATGGAATCAAACGAGTCATCAAGCGGCTGGAGCGAGGCAAGGATCTATTCGTTGAATCAAACGAGCTGGATCAATATCGCGGCTTTGTCATCGCCCAGATCGACGCCAGCAGGGACATGGTCGAGTTCACCAATGGCCAGGTTCTGAATGCGGGCGATGCGGCCGGCGACATTACGGAGAAAACCATCCGTCGGATTCAGATCAGGGAAGCGATTAAGGCACATCTTGAGAAAGAGCGGGGTCTCTTTGCTCAGGAGATCAAGGTGCTGTCCCTTTTCTTCATCGATGAGGTCGCTAAATACCGAGACTACGACCAAGCCGATGAAAAAGGAGAGTATGCGCGGATATTTGAAGAAGAGTACGAACAACTCAAATCTGAATTCTTGAGTCAACTCCCTTTGGACGGTGGCAGATACCAGAAATATCTTGACGGTATTCAGGTTAGCCGCACCCATGATGGGTATTTTTCCATCGACAAGAAAACGAAGAAGCTCGCCGACCCGACCTTTAAAACGCGCGGAGAGGATGCCGGGCTTTCCGATGACGTCGATGCCTATGATTTGATCTTGAAAAATAAAGAACGGCTGCTTTCTTTCGCGGAACCGGTCCGGTTCATCTTCTCGCATTCAGCCTTGCGTGAAGGCTGGGACAATCCCAATGTCTTCGTTATGTGCATGCTGAAACATAGCGACAACACGATCTCGCGCCGCCAGGAAGTTGGCCGGGGATTGCGGATTAGCGTCAACCAGCTTGGAGACCGCATGGACAACCCGGCGACGGTTCATGATGTGAATATCCTGACCGTTGTTGCCAGCGAGAGCTATAAGGACTTTGTCGGAAACCTTCAGCGCGAGATCGCCGACTCACTCTCTGCGCGCCCCCGCAAGGCGGATGAGGCCTACTTCACTTCGAAAGTCATCACTACGGAAACTGGGACAGTGGAAATTACTCCGGTCATGGCCAAGCAAATTTACAAGTACTTGCTCAAGAACGACTATACCGATGACGTGGACCAAGTTGCCGAGGCTTACCACGAGGCAAAAGCCAACGGTACCCTGGCAACCCTTCCTCCTGATCTGGCCCCTCATACAAAGCAGATATACGCCCTTATTGATAGCGTCTTCAGCGAATCCCAGCTACCTGACTTGGGCGATGACCGCAAGCCGAAAACCAATCCACTGAATGCCAACTTTGAGAAGAAAGAGTTCAAGGCGCTCTGGAGCCGCATCAATCAGAAGGCGGTCTACCGTGTGGAATTCGATTCCAGTGAACTCATCCGAAACAGCATCTGGGCTCTGGACAAAGAACTGAGGGTAACTCCACTGCAGTACACCATCCAAAGTGGCGTTCAGGGTGAGCAGATTACTGATGCCCAACTCAGAAACGGCGATGGATTTGCTCTGACCAATACTTCGGTCGAAACCCATAAAGCGTCAATCCATTCCATGGTTACCTATGACCTACTCGGCAAAATTGCCGAAAACACCCAACTGACAAGAAAGACTATCGCAGAGGTATTGAGCGGCGTTCAGGCGGTGGTGTTCAAGCAATTCAAACAGAACCCGGAGCATTTCATTGCTGAAAGCTCACGGCTTATCAACGAGCAGAAGGCCACAATCATTATTGAAAAGCTGAGCTACGACAGCATCGCCGAGACCCACGATACCGATATTTTCACTGCCGGTCAAAGCAAGCAAGACTTCACCAAAGCCAGCGAGAAGCTGAAGCATCACATTTACGACTACGTGATTACCGACTCCAAGGTTGAACGAGAGTTTGTGAAAGAGCTAGATTCCAGCGCCGAGGTGGTTGTCTACGCAAAGCTTCCAAGGGGGTTCCTGATTCCTACCCCAGTTGGCGACTATAACCCGGACTGGGCCATTTCCTTTAAGGAAGGCTCGGTTAAACACATCTATTTCGTCGCCGAGACCAAAGGCTCCATGTCCAGCATGCAGCTGCGTGCAATTGAGGATACGAAAATCGAATGCGCCCGCAAGTTTTTCGCAGAGGTCAACCGCAAGGTTGATCCGGAGCACGTGAAATACGACGTGGTAACCAGCTACGGGAAGCTGATGGAGATTGTCGGCATGGGAGGGGCAAACAATTGA